One part of the candidate division WOR-3 bacterium genome encodes these proteins:
- a CDS encoding HD domain-containing phosphohydrolase has protein sequence MALKYILNLLHIYLPILIFDILTLFGAILFLIVTLSLRRISREMERKSIHLKGLWEMDRILLSGLTSKSIMEAIKKTIVEIVDCNALAIYTIDAWTGDFILYNNYNLNDTFHSGVLSQGKDFLKEVITSKKTICTRGTGFRHKDFLSFIQNFGFNICAGVPLVIRGMPIGTLLIFSQRKRGYEKQEIEYIEGIARQLVVTMDRIQTFEKMKEMTVESVQALVQAIEMRDPSTRGHSAQVAELALELARRMEFPDRKLILINFAGLLHDVGKIAVPEDILRKPEALNLEEWKIVKNHPIHSMNIVKPIKNLAEISKWILYHHERWDGSGYPEGLKKEAIPLESRILAVCDAFSAMVSDRPYRKGLTLEIAIEEIKKCAGQQFDPGIVKIFLNIPEEFLKNFIRRNFE, from the coding sequence ATGGCACTTAAGTATATTTTGAACCTGTTACATATTTATTTACCAATACTCATCTTTGATATCCTCACCCTTTTTGGTGCAATTTTGTTTTTAATTGTGACCTTATCTCTCCGCAGAATTTCCCGCGAGATGGAAAGAAAGAGCATCCACCTTAAAGGATTGTGGGAAATGGATCGGATTTTGCTCAGTGGATTGACTTCCAAAAGTATCATGGAGGCGATTAAAAAGACGATTGTTGAAATCGTTGATTGCAATGCCCTGGCGATCTATACCATTGATGCTTGGACCGGAGATTTTATCCTCTATAACAATTACAACCTTAACGATACATTCCATAGTGGGGTTCTAAGCCAGGGTAAGGATTTTCTTAAAGAAGTGATAACAAGTAAAAAGACAATATGCACTCGAGGAACGGGGTTTCGTCATAAAGATTTTTTATCGTTCATCCAAAATTTCGGTTTTAACATATGCGCCGGAGTTCCTTTGGTCATTAGAGGTATGCCGATTGGAACATTGCTAATTTTTTCTCAAAGGAAAAGGGGATATGAAAAACAAGAGATTGAGTATATTGAAGGGATTGCCCGCCAACTGGTAGTTACCATGGACAGAATTCAAACATTTGAGAAAATGAAAGAAATGACAGTAGAATCGGTCCAGGCATTGGTCCAGGCGATTGAGATGCGCGATCCATCGACACGGGGACATTCGGCACAGGTCGCCGAACTGGCGCTTGAACTTGCCCGAAGAATGGAATTTCCGGATAGAAAATTGATCCTGATCAATTTTGCTGGCTTATTACACGATGTTGGTAAGATTGCGGTTCCCGAGGATATTTTAAGAAAACCTGAGGCGCTGAACTTAGAAGAATGGAAAATCGTAAAGAATCATCCTATCCACAGTATGAACATTGTAAAACCAATAAAAAATCTTGCTGAGATTAGTAAATGGATATTATACCACCACGAGCGCTGGGATGGTTCGGGTTATCCCGAGGGTTTGAAAAAAGAGGCGATTCCCTTGGAATCAAGGATTCTGGCAGTTTGTGATGCCTTCTCCGCAATGGTGAGTGACCGACCGTATCGTAAAGGGCTCACTCTCGAAATTGCAATAGAGGAGATTAAGAAATGTGCGGGACAACAGTTTGATCCAGGAATAGTGAAGATATTTTTAAATATTCCCGAAGAATTTTTAAAAAATTTTATCAGAAGAAATTTCGAATAG
- a CDS encoding zinc-dependent alcohol dehydrogenase family protein: protein MKAMILEQQAPLESEPLKLKEIALPEPKDNEIRLKINVCGVCRTDLHIVEGELPPHKMPVIPGHQIVGRVDKLGKGAKNYKPGDRVGIPWLYKTCGKCRFCRSGRENLCDNPMFTGYDADGGFAEYVVVHEDFAYLLPENYSDSEVAPLLCAGVIGYQAFKATGLKNSGRLGLFGFGSSAHILLQVCNHLGIETYVVSRTEKELKLAQRLGARWTGRIDDEMGTLLDAVIVFAPSGELLVKALKKIDKGGIVVSAGIYTTPLPGFDYSHIYPEKTLTSVAHTSRDNVREFLNLAGKFKIRTEINEYKLEDANQALLNIKYSRVSGSSVLIIQ, encoded by the coding sequence ATGAAAGCAATGATCTTGGAACAGCAAGCACCTTTGGAAAGCGAACCATTAAAGTTAAAAGAAATTGCGCTTCCTGAACCGAAAGATAATGAGATAAGATTAAAAATAAATGTCTGCGGTGTTTGCCGCACAGATTTACATATTGTGGAAGGGGAATTACCACCCCACAAAATGCCGGTCATTCCCGGGCATCAGATTGTGGGACGGGTTGATAAGCTTGGTAAGGGTGCTAAAAATTATAAACCTGGAGATAGAGTCGGTATCCCATGGTTGTATAAGACCTGTGGAAAATGTAGATTCTGTAGGTCGGGAAGGGAAAATTTATGTGATAACCCAATGTTTACTGGTTATGATGCGGATGGAGGATTCGCAGAATATGTGGTCGTCCATGAAGATTTTGCTTATTTACTTCCAGAAAATTATAGTGATAGTGAAGTTGCTCCACTTCTGTGCGCAGGGGTCATTGGCTATCAGGCATTCAAAGCTACTGGTCTAAAAAACTCGGGAAGGCTGGGTTTATTCGGCTTTGGCTCCAGTGCCCATATCTTGTTACAGGTTTGCAACCATCTCGGTATCGAAACATATGTCGTATCACGGACAGAAAAAGAACTTAAACTCGCCCAAAGACTCGGGGCAAGATGGACAGGGAGGATTGATGACGAGATGGGAACTTTACTCGATGCCGTCATTGTCTTTGCTCCCAGCGGCGAACTGCTGGTCAAGGCGTTGAAAAAGATTGATAAAGGAGGAATTGTGGTCTCAGCAGGTATCTATACCACGCCCCTGCCTGGATTTGATTATTCCCATATCTATCCAGAAAAGACTTTGACCTCGGTCGCCCATACATCAAGAGATAATGTCCGGGAATTTTTAAATCTTGCAGGGAAATTCAAGATTAGAACTGAAATAAATGAATATAAATTAGAAGATGCGAATCAGGCGCTACTGAATATAAAATATTCAAGGGTCTCGGGTTCATCGGTTCTGATTATCCAATAG
- a CDS encoding OmpA family protein — MRYIKLTIPIILIAVVFFGCPKKQVVKPVEPAPEETTVVVPKETTVVETRPQLVLERIFFDFDKSDIRPDAAETLKKNAEMLKLYPDVKVLIEGHCCEIGTAEYNMALGERRAKSARDYLIMLGISPDRLSTVSYGEERPLDPKVLERNRRCEFVIIK, encoded by the coding sequence ATGCGCTATATTAAACTAACTATCCCTATAATATTAATTGCTGTTGTATTCTTTGGTTGCCCAAAGAAGCAGGTGGTAAAACCTGTAGAACCTGCTCCAGAGGAAACGACCGTCGTTGTTCCTAAAGAAACGACCGTTGTGGAAACTAGACCACAACTTGTTTTGGAACGAATATTCTTCGACTTTGATAAATCCGATATCCGCCCGGATGCCGCTGAGACTTTGAAAAAGAATGCCGAGATGCTCAAGTTGTATCCGGATGTAAAAGTATTAATAGAAGGCCACTGTTGCGAAATCGGGACCGCTGAGTATAATATGGCTCTTGGCGAGCGTCGAGCAAAGTCGGCTCGGGACTACCTAATTATGCTTGGCATTTCACCGGATAGACTTTCGACCGTAAGTTACGGTGAAGAAAGGCCATTGGATCCAAAGGTCCTGGAACGAAATCGACGGTGTGAATTTGTGATAATAAAGTAA
- the ybgF gene encoding tol-pal system protein YbgF: MDSLRFYTIKFDSLLQNQSRETNQLRTDYYTKSEEISEKIEMLNTRLSELETQLTQINEKLSRGKRASPDSEEVSSVSPEARMIYESAYLNYVKGNYNEAITGFRSYLKIAPDSPLADNALYWIGECYYSMGKRQDAVDTFNELINKYPQSNKRSTALYKIGIIYEEAKDIKTAKTYYERVIREFPNAPEASLAKERLKK; the protein is encoded by the coding sequence ATGGATAGTTTGAGATTTTATACAATAAAATTTGATAGTCTGCTCCAAAACCAGTCAAGAGAAACAAACCAGTTAAGAACTGACTATTATACCAAATCCGAGGAGATTTCCGAAAAGATTGAAATGTTAAATACACGCCTGAGTGAACTCGAAACCCAATTAACCCAGATAAACGAAAAGTTATCCCGGGGTAAAAGGGCTTCTCCAGATTCTGAAGAAGTTTCCTCGGTCAGTCCGGAAGCCCGAATGATTTATGAATCAGCCTATCTCAATTATGTGAAAGGGAATTACAATGAAGCGATAACCGGGTTTCGATCTTATTTAAAAATCGCACCGGATTCGCCGCTCGCAGATAATGCCCTATACTGGATTGGAGAATGCTATTACTCAATGGGGAAAAGGCAGGATGCGGTGGATACCTTCAATGAATTGATCAATAAGTATCCTCAGAGCAACAAACGGTCTACTGCCTTATATAAAATTGGCATCATCTATGAAGAGGCAAAAGATATCAAGACCGCAAAGACATATTATGAAAGGGTGATCCGGGAGTTTCCTAATGCTCCAGAGGCATCCTTGGCAAAGGAAAGGTTGAAAAAGTGA
- a CDS encoding MotA/TolQ/ExbB proton channel family protein encodes MNIFRVFLESSLAAQIIMVILVVFSIWSWAVFFRKLYELGVVNRRSKSFLMSYQFHKHIKEMENLGHLLTDNPYGKILKSGIEEFKTLKSAGNPEFLQLAENIKLAMERTKAKEIETIESGLPVLGTIVTASPFLGLLGTVWGIMESFLQIRARGSAHITVVAPGISDALITTVYGLLVAIPALIFNNLLRSRIIKLDTQLDNFISEVFARLKRGLVESE; translated from the coding sequence GTGAATATCTTTCGCGTTTTTTTGGAATCCAGTCTTGCCGCCCAGATTATCATGGTGATTCTGGTCGTGTTTTCCATCTGGTCCTGGGCGGTATTTTTCAGGAAACTTTACGAACTGGGAGTGGTGAACCGGCGGAGCAAATCATTTCTAATGAGTTATCAGTTTCATAAGCATATTAAGGAAATGGAAAATCTCGGACATCTTTTAACGGATAATCCATATGGGAAGATTTTAAAAAGCGGCATCGAGGAATTTAAAACTCTAAAATCAGCAGGCAATCCGGAATTTCTGCAACTGGCGGAGAATATCAAACTGGCGATGGAACGGACCAAAGCAAAAGAGATAGAGACGATTGAAAGTGGACTCCCGGTGCTGGGCACGATCGTGACGGCGAGCCCATTTTTAGGGCTTCTGGGCACGGTCTGGGGGATAATGGAATCATTTTTGCAGATCCGGGCACGCGGCTCAGCCCATATTACAGTTGTGGCACCAGGAATTTCGGATGCTTTAATCACGACCGTCTATGGGCTCCTGGTGGCAATCCCAGCGTTAATTTTTAATAACTTATTGCGCAGCCGAATAATAAAATTGGATACCCAGCTTGATAACTTCATTAGTGAGGTATTTGCTCGCTTAAAAAGGGGACTCGTTGAAAGCGAATAG
- a CDS encoding biopolymer transporter ExbD — MKANRNNGLIQDLNITNLVDVALTVLVVFIITAPMMTPGIDVNLPRTDASLPHDEEGITISIKEDKQLFIEGDKVKFEDFEAKLKKILEKKPPGVMVYLRADKNIDYGFVIEVIGRMRKAGVKDLGLVAEIPQEE; from the coding sequence TTGAAAGCGAATAGGAATAATGGCTTAATTCAAGATTTGAATATTACCAATCTGGTGGATGTGGCACTGACCGTGTTGGTCGTTTTTATCATCACCGCGCCGATGATGACCCCTGGTATCGATGTTAACCTCCCCCGCACCGATGCTTCGTTACCTCATGATGAAGAAGGGATTACAATATCTATAAAAGAAGATAAGCAGTTATTTATTGAAGGTGATAAAGTCAAATTTGAAGATTTTGAAGCAAAACTAAAAAAGATTCTCGAAAAAAAGCCACCCGGAGTTATGGTTTACCTGAGAGCCGATAAGAATATTGATTATGGATTTGTTATTGAAGTGATTGGCAGAATGCGTAAGGCAGGGGTAAAGGATTTAGGACTCGTTGCTGAAATACCGCAGGAAGAATGA
- a CDS encoding TonB family protein, whose protein sequence is MNRFTFLSILLHLLLFGTIALSSRNTFKSIPKMEVYKVSLAPLPQPKVAGIPEPPAEPPSTIKEPEKKIEEKKPPEEKKAVAKKETKGTKETEKTKETKKKGLPDGLPDIKPQIYTGSGRGFTYSYYLNILLNKIAQNWNNPYRDKDVILKSIVYFEVDKNGVISNIRIEEDSGDEIYNESTIRAVALTKRLPPLPEEFSDDYLKVHLEFLTAK, encoded by the coding sequence ATGAACCGTTTTACATTCCTTTCCATTTTGCTCCATCTCCTTTTATTTGGCACGATTGCCCTTTCCTCAAGGAATACATTCAAGTCAATTCCAAAAATGGAAGTCTATAAAGTAAGTCTTGCGCCTTTGCCCCAACCAAAGGTTGCAGGTATTCCTGAGCCACCTGCCGAGCCACCATCTACAATAAAAGAACCCGAGAAAAAAATTGAAGAAAAAAAGCCACCCGAAGAAAAGAAGGCGGTGGCAAAAAAAGAAACGAAAGGGACTAAAGAAACCGAAAAGACCAAAGAAACCAAAAAGAAAGGCTTACCTGATGGACTTCCTGATATCAAACCCCAGATTTATACCGGCAGTGGTCGGGGATTTACATATTCTTATTATTTGAATATCTTATTAAACAAAATTGCCCAGAACTGGAATAATCCATACCGGGATAAAGATGTAATATTAAAGTCAATTGTCTATTTTGAAGTTGATAAAAATGGTGTGATTTCTAATATCAGGATTGAAGAAGATTCAGGCGATGAGATTTATAACGAATCCACAATCCGGGCGGTGGCGCTAACCAAAAGACTCCCGCCTTTACCCGAAGAATTTTCTGATGATTATCTTAAGGTACATTTAGAATTTCTAACCGCAAAATGA
- a CDS encoding Tol-Pal system beta propeller repeat protein TolB produces MKNYSKFSIYFFLVGILSAQDVYLRLTDYAGGKTNIIIEPFNPQGTPDFITKVKNIESIIKFDLDYSLYFEILADTNALTGNPKKSGVILKASSKEPNLTISLIDFETKQKIGEFTLPLSGELRHYAHTLSDKIIETITGEKGISTTKIVFSYRSGTGKELAMIDYDGYNFTQLTKNNNFNLFPCWAPDGSRVLYSTYIKDRLNLNLLDLNQKTLTIISTHAGLNYAPDWSPDGTKIALTLTKDGNAEIYLLDLESKQLYRLTNNRAIDCSPVFSPNSREIAFVSDRSGMPQIYIMDIYGTNVRRLTYHGDYNTSPAWSPRGDLIAYVSRQSNYSQQICVTDPNDFQPIQLTFEGNNEEPSWSPDGLHIVFISNRTGQYELWTMNWDGTRQRKLTQGLVAYSPDWSPFLK; encoded by the coding sequence ATGAAAAATTATTCTAAATTCTCTATTTACTTTTTTTTAGTTGGAATCCTCTCAGCCCAAGATGTATATCTGAGACTAACTGACTATGCGGGCGGAAAGACAAATATTATAATTGAACCATTCAATCCCCAGGGTACACCTGACTTTATTACAAAAGTAAAAAATATAGAGTCAATAATAAAATTTGACCTTGATTATTCTTTATATTTTGAGATACTCGCTGATACAAATGCGCTAACCGGAAATCCCAAGAAAAGTGGTGTCATATTAAAGGCATCAAGCAAAGAACCGAATCTGACGATAAGCCTCATTGACTTTGAAACCAAGCAGAAAATCGGTGAATTTACCTTACCTCTATCTGGTGAATTAAGGCATTATGCACATACCCTCTCTGATAAAATTATTGAAACAATAACCGGAGAAAAAGGAATCTCTACAACCAAGATTGTCTTTTCATATCGTTCAGGAACCGGTAAAGAACTGGCAATGATTGACTATGATGGTTATAACTTTACACAACTGACAAAAAATAATAATTTCAATCTCTTTCCCTGCTGGGCACCGGATGGTAGCAGGGTTCTTTATTCAACTTATATAAAAGACCGATTGAATCTAAATCTTCTTGACCTGAATCAGAAGACACTGACAATCATTTCCACCCATGCGGGATTAAATTACGCACCGGACTGGTCTCCGGATGGCACAAAGATTGCCCTGACTTTAACCAAAGATGGCAATGCCGAAATTTATCTTCTTGATTTAGAAAGTAAACAGTTATACAGACTTACCAACAATCGTGCGATTGATTGCTCACCGGTATTTTCACCCAACAGCCGAGAAATTGCCTTTGTCTCTGACCGCTCAGGAATGCCACAGATTTATATAATGGATATTTATGGCACAAATGTAAGGCGTCTGACATATCATGGTGATTATAATACCTCACCTGCCTGGTCACCAAGGGGTGATTTGATAGCATATGTATCAAGGCAGTCAAATTATTCCCAGCAGATCTGTGTCACTGACCCGAATGATTTCCAGCCCATTCAATTGACATTTGAAGGAAATAACGAAGAACCATCTTGGTCACCGGATGGATTGCATATTGTATTTATCTCAAACCGCACTGGCCAGTATGAACTCTGGACAATGAACTGGGATGGCACAAGGCAGCGCAAGTTAACCCAGGGGCTTGTCGCCTACTCACCTGACTGGTCCCCATTTTTGAAATAA
- a CDS encoding CPBP family intramembrane glutamic endopeptidase produces MKKWINEIIAELKKFDLEVLVIICYSTFVLLFSLYLKRTRIFFPNESFFEKLLVLGIIYGISPIVPMVIFKNKPKDYGIRIGDYKVWAKDILIILCIMIPIVLLVFKFTNFKTVYPLSHTARRGINNLLVYEFVHLCYMFGWELFFRGFMLFGLSKKIDSRLAILIQTIPFALLHYRKPALEAYGSIIAGIFLGVVAIRGKSFLPCAILHFSIALIADLLGLLF; encoded by the coding sequence ATGAAAAAGTGGATAAATGAAATAATTGCGGAACTAAAAAAGTTTGATTTAGAGGTTCTGGTGATTATCTGTTATTCAACTTTTGTATTATTATTTTCGCTCTACCTCAAGCGAACAAGAATATTCTTTCCCAACGAATCTTTTTTTGAAAAATTGCTGGTGCTGGGGATAATTTATGGAATCTCGCCGATTGTACCGATGGTTATCTTTAAAAATAAACCAAAAGATTATGGAATACGAATCGGTGATTATAAGGTCTGGGCCAAGGATATCTTGATAATCCTGTGTATAATGATACCGATTGTTCTGCTTGTCTTCAAATTTACTAACTTCAAGACTGTATATCCGCTTTCCCATACTGCCCGAAGGGGAATCAATAATCTTTTAGTCTATGAATTTGTTCACTTATGTTATATGTTTGGTTGGGAACTATTCTTCCGCGGATTTATGCTCTTCGGTCTTTCAAAAAAGATTGATTCCAGATTGGCAATATTGATTCAGACTATTCCATTTGCCTTATTACACTATCGCAAACCAGCCCTTGAGGCTTACGGCTCAATCATTGCGGGAATTTTTTTAGGGGTTGTTGCAATTCGTGGAAAAAGTTTCCTCCCCTGTGCGATACTGCATTTTTCAATAGCATTGATTGCAGATTTACTGGGATTACTGTTTTAG
- a CDS encoding NAD-dependent deacylase: protein MTDNAIRILKNAKSLFVLTGAGISAESGIPTFRGRDGLWRNYSATDLATPEAFARNPELVWEWYRWRQEIISRAQPNPAHYALVELENHFEKFLLLTQNVDNLHQRAGSRNVLELHGNIFRTRCLKCGRIDRIENARIEKMPYCKCGGLLRPDVVWFGEAIPQEVWQESMKFLSAADVAIVIGTSGVVWPAAGIPEIASNYGVKTIEINLEPTPITSLVDISIHGPAGKVLPEIVKNLTLDSG from the coding sequence ATGACCGATAACGCAATCAGAATATTAAAAAACGCAAAAAGTTTGTTTGTGTTGACCGGAGCAGGGATTTCAGCCGAAAGCGGCATTCCAACATTTCGAGGGCGAGATGGATTATGGCGCAATTATTCAGCAACGGACCTCGCCACCCCCGAGGCATTTGCCCGCAATCCTGAGTTGGTCTGGGAATGGTATCGGTGGCGACAGGAAATTATTTCTCGGGCGCAACCAAATCCCGCGCATTATGCCCTCGTTGAGCTTGAGAATCATTTTGAAAAATTTTTGCTTCTGACCCAGAATGTTGATAATCTCCATCAGCGTGCGGGTTCAAGAAATGTCTTGGAATTGCATGGCAATATCTTCAGAACCCGATGTCTGAAATGTGGCAGGATTGACCGGATTGAAAATGCCCGGATTGAAAAGATGCCCTATTGTAAATGCGGTGGGCTGTTAAGACCCGATGTTGTCTGGTTCGGAGAGGCAATTCCCCAAGAGGTCTGGCAGGAATCAATGAAATTTTTATCCGCGGCCGATGTTGCAATCGTCATTGGAACATCTGGCGTGGTCTGGCCCGCTGCAGGAATTCCTGAGATCGCCAGTAACTATGGGGTGAAGACGATCGAAATTAATCTTGAGCCCACCCCTATCACTTCGTTGGTAGATATTAGCATTCATGGACCTGCCGGAAAGGTCTTACCGGAAATCGTAAAAAATTTAACCCTTGACTCAGGCTAA
- a CDS encoding prepilin peptidase, translating into MKTFYAIVVFIFGAAIGSFLNVLIYRLPRGLSIITPGSFCPRCNKPIRWYENIPILSFIFLGGRCQKCKKPISLQYPIVELLAALLLLWSFKKFSFQVNFFFTALFFLILIVISGIDFTHQVIPDILSIPGIFIGLIYQFLNQNFLTGLVGALFGGGIIFLIRILGGWAYKKEVMGMGDVYLVALIGAFTGFPMIIPAIFFAALIGTIFGIIYLALTHQSKDNPIPFGPFLSAGGAIVIIFHHQIIQFLRSLGIYF; encoded by the coding sequence TTGAAAACCTTCTATGCAATCGTTGTTTTCATTTTTGGTGCTGCAATTGGTAGTTTTTTAAATGTTCTAATTTACCGGTTGCCCAGAGGCTTATCTATAATTACTCCGGGTTCTTTCTGCCCCCGGTGTAATAAGCCAATCCGCTGGTATGAAAATATTCCAATTTTAAGTTTTATATTCTTAGGCGGTAGATGCCAGAAATGTAAAAAACCCATTTCTCTTCAATATCCGATAGTTGAATTACTGGCAGCATTATTGTTGCTCTGGTCATTTAAGAAATTCTCTTTCCAGGTTAACTTCTTTTTTACTGCCTTATTCTTTTTAATTCTAATCGTGATTTCTGGTATCGATTTCACCCATCAGGTTATTCCGGATATCCTTTCCATTCCCGGGATATTCATTGGGTTGATCTATCAATTTCTTAATCAAAATTTTTTAACGGGTTTGGTTGGTGCATTATTCGGTGGCGGTATTATCTTTCTGATAAGAATTCTGGGTGGCTGGGCTTATAAAAAAGAGGTGATGGGAATGGGTGATGTGTATCTGGTAGCCCTGATTGGTGCATTCACCGGTTTTCCTATGATCATCCCGGCAATATTCTTTGCCGCATTGATCGGCACAATATTCGGAATAATTTATCTTGCACTCACCCATCAAAGCAAAGACAATCCCATTCCCTTTGGACCATTTTTAAGTGCGGGTGGGGCAATTGTGATAATATTCCACCATCAAATAATCCAATTTTTGCGGAGTCTGGGGATTTATTTTTAA
- a CDS encoding type IV pilus twitching motility protein PilT, whose amino-acid sequence MDIDVLLEELVLREGSDLHLRVGEPPIFRVAGELERSDFPPVSKEDMENLIYGLMKPVQREMFEKNLEFDMAYEIPGVARFRVNCFKQMGNIGVVMRIIPLKIKTIDEWGFPPVLKKIAELPRGLVLVTGPTGSGKSTTLAAMIEHINQHFRKHIITIEDPIEFLHRDKLSVIEQREIGIDTKSYAEALRRAIRQNPDIILVGEMRDLETMAQTITAAETGHLVFSTLHTIDAVQTIDRIIDVFPPAQQQQIRLQLSATLQAVITETLVRKKDGTGRVAAFEIMICTPAIRSAIREGKTPQIYSAIQTGSRLGMIQMDQYLRNLLNQGIIDYEEALAHCTNPDEFERRVQG is encoded by the coding sequence ATCGACATTGATGTCCTCTTAGAAGAACTTGTTTTACGCGAAGGTTCTGATTTACATCTCCGGGTCGGTGAACCACCAATCTTTCGGGTGGCAGGTGAGTTAGAGCGTTCCGATTTTCCACCGGTGAGCAAGGAAGATATGGAGAATCTGATCTATGGTTTGATGAAACCAGTTCAGCGCGAAATGTTTGAGAAGAATTTGGAATTTGATATGGCATATGAAATCCCCGGGGTTGCTCGGTTCCGGGTTAATTGTTTCAAACAGATGGGAAATATCGGCGTGGTGATGAGAATAATCCCTTTGAAGATAAAGACAATCGATGAATGGGGTTTCCCCCCGGTTTTAAAAAAGATCGCGGAACTGCCCCGCGGTTTAGTTTTGGTCACGGGACCAACTGGCAGTGGAAAATCCACAACCCTGGCGGCGATGATTGAACACATCAATCAACATTTTCGCAAGCATATCATCACCATTGAAGACCCGATTGAATTCTTACATCGGGATAAATTATCCGTCATTGAGCAACGAGAGATTGGCATTGATACAAAGTCATATGCCGAAGCCTTGCGCCGGGCGATACGCCAGAATCCAGATATAATTTTGGTAGGAGAGATGCGGGATCTGGAGACAATGGCACAGACTATCACAGCAGCCGAAACCGGCCATCTGGTCTTTTCCACCCTCCACACCATTGATGCGGTGCAGACGATTGACCGGATCATTGATGTCTTCCCACCTGCCCAGCAACAGCAAATCCGGCTTCAGCTCTCAGCAACCCTCCAGGCAGTGATAACCGAAACCCTTGTCCGGAAGAAGGATGGTACCGGGCGGGTGGCTGCCTTTGAGATTATGATCTGCACCCCCGCAATCCGGAGCGCAATTCGCGAAGGGAAAACTCCCCAGATCTACTCAGCTATTCAAACTGGTTCCCGGCTCGGAATGATTCAGATGGACCAGTATCTGCGCAATCTTTTGAACCAGGGGATCATTGACTATGAAGAAGCCCTTGCACATTGCACTAATCCTGACGAATTTGAAAGGCGGGTGCAGGGATGA